Proteins encoded in a region of the Flavobacterium sp. PMTSA4 genome:
- a CDS encoding HesB/IscA family protein, with protein sequence MIKVSDDASKKIVAMMQEDGFDATKDYVRVGVKSGGCSGLSYELKFDKELGENDKVFEDNNVKIAVEKKSFLYLAGTILEFSGGLNGKGFVFNNPNASRTCGCGESFSL encoded by the coding sequence ATGATAAAAGTATCAGATGACGCTAGTAAAAAAATCGTTGCAATGATGCAAGAAGACGGTTTTGATGCAACCAAAGATTATGTTAGAGTAGGCGTAAAAAGTGGTGGTTGCTCAGGTTTGTCGTATGAATTAAAGTTTGATAAAGAGCTTGGAGAAAACGACAAAGTTTTTGAAGATAATAATGTGAAAATAGCGGTTGAAAAAAAATCGTTTCTTTATTTAGCAGGAACAATTTTAGAATTTTCAGGAGGATTGAACGGAAAAGGATTTGTTTTTAATAATCCGAATGCTTCAAGAACATGTGGATGCGGCGAGTCGTTTTCACTATAA
- a CDS encoding MBL fold metallo-hydrolase, with protein sequence MKIYPIEAGNFKLDGGAMFGVVPKTLWNKTNPADENNLIDIAARCMLIENENRLILIDTGMGNKQSEKFLSYYSLWGNHSLDGSLQKLGFHRDDITDVFMSHLHFDHCGGSVNWNKDRTGYEVAFKNAIFWTNDNHWEWATKPNAREKASFLHENIIPMQESGQLNFVKRPEGDFSFSKELEFNIFYVDGHTEKMMIPHVKYKDKTIVFCADLLPTAGHIPLPYVMGYDTRPLLTLPEKEKFLKTAAENNFYLWLEHDAHNEIITVENTEKGVRLKEVFKCSEILM encoded by the coding sequence ATGAAAATCTACCCTATAGAAGCTGGAAATTTTAAGCTCGATGGTGGAGCAATGTTTGGAGTTGTTCCAAAAACATTGTGGAATAAAACCAATCCTGCAGATGAAAACAACCTCATCGATATTGCTGCACGTTGTATGCTTATTGAAAATGAAAATCGATTAATTTTAATTGATACAGGAATGGGAAACAAACAATCTGAAAAATTCTTAAGCTATTATTCGCTTTGGGGAAATCACTCTTTAGATGGTTCGTTGCAAAAATTAGGTTTTCATCGTGACGATATTACTGATGTTTTTATGTCACATTTACATTTTGACCATTGTGGTGGAAGCGTTAATTGGAACAAAGATAGAACTGGTTATGAAGTTGCTTTTAAGAATGCTATATTTTGGACTAATGATAATCACTGGGAATGGGCAACAAAACCAAATGCTAGGGAAAAAGCTTCTTTTTTACATGAAAACATTATTCCGATGCAGGAAAGTGGTCAACTTAATTTTGTAAAAAGACCTGAAGGAGATTTTAGTTTCTCAAAAGAGTTGGAATTTAATATTTTTTATGTTGATGGTCACACCGAAAAAATGATGATTCCACATGTAAAATACAAAGACAAAACTATTGTTTTCTGTGCCGATTTACTACCAACTGCAGGTCATATTCCGTTACCATATGTTATGGGTTATGATACAAGACCACTTTTAACTTTACCCGAAAAAGAAAAGTTTTTAAAAACTGCTGCTGAAAATAATTTCTATTTATGGTTAGAACACGATGCACATAACGAAATCATAACTGTAGAAAATACCGAAAAAGGAGTTCGCTTAAAAGAAGTTTTCAAATGCAGCGAAATCTTAATGTAG
- a CDS encoding S8 family peptidase gives MIKKFLAISLIALSYTSFSQTTDTVSYRKQPLSEEQLQRWSHLDLEKDSIPGMSVDKVYNELIKDKKGSKVIVAVIDSGVDIDHPDLKSTIWTNKKEKANNKKDDDKNGFVDDVHGWNFLGESNNENLELVRILKKPNDSSEVYKNALADYEKKYNKVFPLKPTVDMFLKADKTVREFLKKDDYTLEELNDMPSVKYELFQSKRMMQSFAEQSGGKDFHEDLKEFKDYVYDQLNYNLNKEFDGRKIVGDNPEDINDKKYGNNVVYSEDRKDSLHGTHVAGIIAQVRGNGIGGDGVAENVEIMPIRAVPNGDEYDKDIALGIRYAVDNGAKVINGSFGKDYSPHAEWVWDAIKYAESKDVLIVFAAGNDGKNVDTEPSFPSDSKDKKTEIASNVLKIGALNNNYGPKMVADFSNYGAKNVDVFAPGVKIYATIPDGKYKYEQGTSMASPNVAGVAAMIRSFYPNLKATQVKQIIMQSGTPINFDVEVGDEHKLIPFSEACVSGKIVNAYNAMKMAEQLSKEIKTNPKL, from the coding sequence ATGATTAAAAAGTTTTTAGCAATTTCATTAATTGCGCTTTCTTATACTTCTTTTTCGCAAACTACGGATACTGTAAGCTACAGAAAACAACCGCTTAGCGAAGAACAATTGCAACGTTGGAGTCATCTTGATTTAGAAAAAGATTCTATTCCTGGAATGAGTGTTGACAAAGTTTACAATGAACTTATTAAAGACAAAAAAGGTTCAAAAGTTATTGTTGCCGTGATCGATTCAGGTGTTGACATTGATCATCCAGATTTAAAATCTACCATTTGGACTAATAAAAAAGAAAAAGCCAACAATAAAAAAGATGACGACAAAAATGGCTTTGTTGACGATGTTCATGGATGGAATTTTCTTGGTGAATCAAACAATGAAAACTTAGAATTGGTTAGAATTTTGAAAAAACCAAATGATAGTTCAGAAGTTTACAAAAATGCTTTGGCAGATTATGAGAAAAAATACAACAAGGTTTTCCCTTTGAAGCCAACCGTTGATATGTTTTTAAAAGCCGATAAAACTGTTCGTGAGTTTTTGAAAAAAGATGATTACACTTTGGAGGAATTAAATGACATGCCTTCTGTGAAATATGAATTATTTCAAAGCAAAAGAATGATGCAATCTTTTGCAGAACAATCTGGTGGGAAAGATTTTCATGAAGATTTAAAAGAGTTCAAAGATTATGTTTACGACCAATTGAATTATAATTTAAACAAAGAATTTGATGGAAGAAAAATAGTTGGCGATAATCCAGAAGACATCAATGATAAAAAATATGGTAATAACGTAGTCTATTCTGAAGACCGAAAAGATTCACTTCATGGAACACATGTTGCTGGAATTATTGCTCAAGTTCGTGGCAATGGAATTGGTGGCGATGGTGTTGCCGAAAATGTAGAAATTATGCCAATTCGTGCGGTTCCAAATGGTGATGAATATGATAAAGACATCGCATTAGGAATTCGCTATGCTGTAGATAATGGAGCAAAGGTTATCAATGGAAGTTTTGGAAAAGATTATTCTCCACATGCTGAATGGGTTTGGGATGCAATAAAATATGCCGAAAGTAAAGATGTTTTAATTGTTTTTGCTGCTGGAAATGACGGAAAAAATGTAGATACAGAACCAAGTTTTCCTTCTGATTCTAAAGATAAAAAAACTGAAATTGCATCGAATGTTTTAAAAATTGGTGCTTTAAACAACAATTATGGTCCAAAAATGGTTGCTGATTTTTCAAATTATGGAGCAAAAAATGTAGATGTTTTTGCGCCTGGAGTAAAAATTTATGCAACAATTCCTGATGGAAAATACAAATACGAACAAGGAACGTCTATGGCTTCGCCAAACGTTGCAGGTGTTGCTGCAATGATTCGTTCATTTTATCCAAATTTAAAAGCCACACAAGTAAAACAAATCATCATGCAATCGGGAACGCCAATTAATTTTGATGTAGAAGTTGGTGATGAACACAAATTGATTCCTTTTTCAGAAGCTTGTGTTTCTGGTAAAATTGTGAATGCTTACAACGCTATGAAAATGGCCGAACAACTTTCAAAAGAAATTAAAACCAATCCAAAATTATAA
- a CDS encoding M1 family metallopeptidase: protein MKYFFLFLFPAFCIAQTKNYWQQKVDYKMEVTMDVTTYQYKGTQKLVYKNNSEDTLRKVYYHLYNNAFQPGSEMDNRLQNIVDPDSRMVDKVKNADGKEIKESRIAKLKPNEIGYLRISNFKQDNVAAKAIEKGTILEVSLNKPLLPGKSTCFTLNFDGQVPIQIRRSGRNNAEGVELSMAQWYPKMAEFDTEGWHADAYIAREFHGVWGNFDVKITIDKNYIIGGTGYLKNNNEIGYGYEDDGKSVKKDSNAKTLTWHFIAPNVHDFTWAADKNYLHDKLVRPDGVTLHFLYKNNPKIIAVWKQAEPLTSKIMDFYNQNVGKYPYKQYSVIQGGDGGMEYAMCTLVLGEGTLGGFVGLIAHEMGHSWFQHVLATNESKHSWMDEGFTSYIEDWVMNILSSKKAENPFAGAYKNYINLANSGKEQPLSTHADRYDENRSYSIASYSKGEVFLAQLEYLIGKENLRKTLKKYFSDFKFKHPTPNDIKRTAERVSGAELDWYLIDWTETLNTIDYGIKNVEAATDGVQRTGVSLERIGRTPMPIDVLVEYTDGSKESFYIPLQMMFFEKENPNPEIKRTVLESWTWANPNYFFEIPKAKSSIKKITLDSSGLMADVKRENNVYELK from the coding sequence ATGAAGTACTTTTTTTTATTCCTTTTTCCCGCTTTTTGTATCGCACAAACTAAAAATTACTGGCAACAAAAAGTAGATTACAAAATGGAAGTTACAATGGATGTAACAACCTATCAATACAAAGGAACACAAAAATTAGTCTATAAAAACAATTCTGAAGATACACTTAGAAAAGTGTATTATCATTTGTACAACAATGCTTTTCAACCCGGAAGTGAAATGGATAACCGTTTGCAAAACATCGTCGATCCAGATTCTAGAATGGTTGATAAAGTAAAAAATGCTGATGGAAAAGAAATCAAAGAAAGTAGAATTGCAAAGCTAAAACCAAACGAAATTGGCTATTTAAGAATCTCAAATTTCAAGCAAGATAATGTAGCTGCAAAAGCTATTGAGAAAGGAACCATTTTAGAAGTTTCGCTCAATAAACCTTTATTGCCAGGAAAATCAACTTGTTTTACCTTAAATTTTGATGGTCAAGTTCCAATTCAAATTCGTCGTTCTGGAAGAAATAATGCCGAAGGAGTTGAATTATCGATGGCACAATGGTATCCAAAAATGGCCGAATTTGATACTGAAGGTTGGCATGCTGATGCTTATATTGCTAGAGAATTTCACGGTGTTTGGGGAAATTTTGATGTAAAAATCACTATCGATAAAAATTATATTATTGGCGGAACAGGTTATCTAAAAAACAACAACGAAATTGGTTATGGTTACGAAGATGATGGTAAATCAGTTAAGAAAGATTCAAATGCTAAAACCTTAACTTGGCATTTTATTGCTCCAAATGTTCATGATTTTACTTGGGCTGCTGACAAAAATTATCTTCACGACAAATTAGTTCGTCCTGATGGCGTAACACTTCATTTTTTATACAAAAACAATCCAAAAATTATTGCTGTTTGGAAACAAGCTGAACCATTAACTTCAAAAATAATGGATTTTTACAATCAAAACGTTGGCAAATATCCATACAAACAATATTCTGTAATTCAAGGCGGCGATGGCGGAATGGAATACGCTATGTGTACTTTGGTGCTTGGCGAAGGAACTTTAGGCGGATTTGTTGGTTTAATTGCTCACGAAATGGGACATTCGTGGTTCCAACACGTTTTGGCAACTAACGAAAGTAAACATAGTTGGATGGACGAAGGTTTCACTTCTTATATCGAAGATTGGGTAATGAACATACTATCATCTAAAAAAGCAGAAAATCCTTTTGCTGGTGCTTATAAAAATTATATTAATTTAGCCAATTCTGGTAAAGAACAACCGCTTTCAACCCATGCTGACCGATATGATGAAAACAGAAGTTATAGTATAGCTTCATATAGCAAAGGCGAAGTTTTTTTAGCACAATTAGAATATTTAATCGGAAAAGAAAATCTAAGAAAGACTTTAAAAAAATATTTTTCTGATTTCAAATTCAAGCATCCAACACCAAATGATATAAAGCGAACTGCTGAAAGAGTTTCTGGCGCTGAATTAGATTGGTATTTAATCGATTGGACCGAAACTTTAAACACAATCGACTATGGTATTAAAAATGTTGAAGCTGCAACTGATGGTGTTCAAAGAACAGGTGTTTCGTTAGAAAGAATCGGTAGAACTCCTATGCCAATTGATGTTTTGGTTGAATATACTGATGGTTCAAAAGAAAGTTTTTACATTCCTTTACAAATGATGTTTTTTGAAAAAGAAAATCCAAATCCTGAAATTAAACGAACTGTTTTAGAAAGCTGGACTTGGGCAAATCCTAATTATTTCTTTGAAATTCCGAAAGCAAAATCATCTATTAAAAAAATAACTCTAGACTCAAGCGGATTAATGGCAGATGTGAAAAGAGAAAATAATGTTTATGAATTAAAATAA
- the rnpA gene encoding ribonuclease P protein component — MDYSYPKEEKLKSKKIIDLLFTQGNSISKYPLRLVYIQHDFEEEVALKMGVSVSKKYFKNAVDRNYFKRVLRECYRLNKHLLIDNLNQKKYCFMFFYQTKDKLEYSEINEKTIQLFEKFVNSLKENETKIQN, encoded by the coding sequence ATGGATTATTCTTATCCAAAAGAGGAAAAATTAAAAAGTAAAAAAATTATTGATTTACTGTTTACTCAAGGAAATTCCATAAGTAAATATCCTTTGCGTTTGGTTTATATTCAACATGATTTTGAAGAAGAAGTTGCTTTAAAAATGGGTGTTTCGGTTTCCAAAAAATATTTCAAAAATGCTGTAGATAGAAATTATTTTAAACGAGTTCTTAGAGAATGTTACCGGTTAAACAAACATTTACTGATTGATAATTTGAACCAAAAAAAATATTGTTTCATGTTTTTTTATCAAACAAAAGACAAATTAGAATATTCTGAAATCAATGAAAAAACAATACAATTGTTTGAAAAATTTGTTAATTCACTCAAGGAAAACGAAACTAAAATTCAGAATTAG
- a CDS encoding S41 family peptidase — translation MKILKFKKRYILPVLLAYFSFVNVSFSQDFFEIAKQIEIFTNVYKTVNQNYVDDLNPAELMDKSIKSMLAEVDPYTNFFNEQDVIKYKINNTGEYTGIGAMITRKEDKLIIKEPYKGFPADKAGLKAGDEIIQIGDVVIADFKDDASQLMKGAKNTKINLKFLRQGKPMNAQLVLDEVEVKAVPFFGKIDDKTGYIVLSQFNRKASSETKEALEKLKNDGATQIVLDLRGNPGGLLNEAVNICNLFVPKNEVIVTTKSKNEKYNNTYKTTREPIDTEIPIAIIVDGKSASASEIVSGALQDLDRAVIIGSRSFGKGLVQRPFDMTYGTQVKVTISKYYTPSGRCIQALNYSLKDKNGKAIRTDEKNYNAFKTRNGRTVYDGGGILPDVVMEETKTSKIAEALEKNDAIFNYVTNYYYKNPNLGDKIPTLTDADLADFKAFIKKEKININTETEVALKSMLEKAKKDNIDSAIANEYQQLLSAVQKSEETMIDKNSKEIKNLLLDEIIKRYQYKEGLYQYYIKNNAEVKKAVTLLNDKTAFSKILK, via the coding sequence ATGAAGATTTTAAAATTTAAAAAAAGATATATACTTCCTGTTTTACTAGCTTATTTTTCATTTGTAAACGTTAGTTTTAGTCAAGATTTTTTTGAAATTGCCAAGCAAATAGAAATTTTCACAAATGTTTATAAAACCGTAAATCAAAACTACGTTGATGACTTAAATCCAGCTGAATTAATGGATAAAAGCATTAAAAGTATGCTTGCCGAAGTTGATCCTTATACCAACTTTTTCAACGAACAAGATGTTATCAAATATAAAATTAACAATACTGGCGAATATACTGGAATTGGTGCTATGATAACCCGAAAAGAAGATAAACTTATCATTAAAGAACCATATAAAGGTTTTCCTGCTGATAAAGCTGGATTAAAAGCTGGTGATGAAATTATTCAAATTGGCGATGTAGTAATTGCCGATTTCAAAGATGATGCATCACAATTAATGAAAGGTGCAAAAAACACAAAAATTAATCTGAAATTTTTACGCCAAGGAAAACCAATGAATGCTCAGTTAGTTTTAGATGAAGTAGAAGTAAAAGCTGTTCCTTTCTTTGGAAAAATTGACGACAAAACTGGATACATTGTTTTATCACAGTTCAACCGAAAAGCATCATCTGAAACAAAAGAAGCTTTAGAAAAACTTAAAAATGATGGTGCAACTCAAATTGTTTTAGACTTAAGGGGAAATCCTGGTGGTTTGCTTAATGAAGCAGTTAATATTTGTAATTTATTTGTTCCAAAAAATGAAGTAATCGTTACAACTAAATCTAAAAACGAAAAGTATAATAATACATATAAAACAACTCGTGAACCAATTGATACCGAAATTCCAATTGCAATTATTGTAGATGGAAAAAGTGCTTCAGCATCTGAAATTGTTTCTGGTGCTTTGCAAGATTTGGACCGCGCAGTAATTATCGGAAGCAGAAGTTTTGGAAAAGGATTAGTTCAACGTCCTTTTGACATGACTTATGGAACACAAGTAAAAGTTACTATTTCTAAATATTATACACCATCCGGTAGATGTATTCAGGCATTAAATTATTCTTTGAAAGACAAAAATGGTAAAGCCATTAGAACCGACGAAAAAAATTATAATGCTTTTAAAACCAGAAACGGAAGAACAGTTTACGATGGTGGTGGAATTTTACCAGATGTTGTAATGGAAGAAACCAAAACCAGCAAAATAGCTGAAGCTTTAGAAAAAAATGATGCAATTTTTAACTACGTAACTAATTATTACTATAAAAATCCAAATCTTGGAGATAAAATCCCAACACTAACAGATGCTGATTTAGCTGATTTTAAAGCTTTCATAAAAAAAGAAAAAATCAATATCAATACTGAAACTGAAGTTGCATTAAAAAGCATGTTAGAAAAAGCTAAAAAAGACAATATTGATTCAGCTATTGCTAACGAATATCAACAACTGCTTTCTGCTGTTCAAAAAAGTGAAGAAACAATGATTGATAAAAACTCAAAAGAAATTAAGAATTTATTGTTAGACGAAATTATTAAACGATACCAATACAAAGAAGGTTTATATCAATACTACATTAAAAACAATGCTGAAGTAAAAAAAGCAGTTACTTTACTTAATGATAAAACAGCCTTTTCTAAAATTTTAAAATAA
- a CDS encoding OmpA family protein, translated as MRLLQILSFFLFISFVHAQEEAVHSVYFEFDKSDLNAKQGDELINFIKKIDSTRIESIEIFGYTDDIGKEAYNFKLSTKRASVIQQKMIDGGIKNRIIVTIEGKGRILIDDDVVENLPEKRSKNRRVDVVINLKPLPKIEIPGFYNTIQKNHIVGDHIYLDNILFDRGSSKLDFKSKTALDKIAKLLMKYKNLQFEIQGHVCCTPQYQKEAIDRETRKRELSTNRAQSVYKYLVFKKIAKNRMTFKGYGNTVPLGKGTEYDRRVELVITKI; from the coding sequence ATGCGATTACTCCAAATATTAAGTTTTTTCTTATTTATTTCCTTTGTTCATGCTCAAGAAGAAGCCGTTCATTCTGTATATTTTGAATTTGATAAATCTGATTTAAATGCCAAACAAGGTGACGAATTAATTAATTTTATCAAAAAAATAGATTCTACTCGAATTGAATCCATTGAAATTTTTGGTTATACAGATGACATCGGAAAAGAAGCTTATAATTTTAAACTTTCAACCAAACGTGCTTCGGTTATTCAACAAAAAATGATTGATGGCGGAATTAAAAACCGAATTATCGTCACTATCGAAGGAAAAGGAAGAATTTTGATTGATGATGACGTGGTAGAAAATCTTCCTGAAAAACGTTCTAAAAATCGTCGTGTCGATGTAGTTATCAACCTAAAACCTTTGCCAAAAATTGAAATTCCAGGTTTTTACAATACAATTCAAAAAAATCACATTGTTGGCGATCATATTTACTTAGATAATATACTTTTTGATCGTGGAAGCAGTAAATTAGACTTTAAATCAAAAACGGCTTTAGATAAAATTGCCAAACTATTGATGAAATACAAAAATTTACAATTTGAAATTCAAGGTCATGTTTGTTGTACGCCACAATATCAAAAAGAAGCTATTGACCGTGAAACCCGAAAAAGAGAATTATCAACCAACAGAGCACAATCAGTTTATAAATATTTAGTGTTTAAAAAAATTGCTAAAAACCGAATGACGTTCAAAGGTTATGGAAATACTGTTCCACTTGGAAAAGGCACAGAATATGACCGAAGAGTTGAGCTTGTAATTACAAAAATTTAG
- a CDS encoding GNAT family N-acetyltransferase produces the protein MSIEWIIKRFEALSTQELYQLLKLRSEVFVVEQNCVYLDIDDKDQKALHLFGLTDGKMVAYARLFKPKDYFENASIGRVVTHPDFRAKKIGHELMQQAVNAIEEYFGEKQITISAQLYLKKFYERHGFTQTSEMYLEDDIPHIEMKRH, from the coding sequence ATGTCAATAGAATGGATAATAAAGCGATTTGAGGCACTTTCTACCCAAGAACTATATCAATTGCTGAAACTAAGAAGTGAAGTCTTTGTGGTTGAACAAAACTGCGTTTATTTAGATATTGATGATAAAGATCAAAAGGCATTACATTTATTTGGTTTAACAGATGGAAAAATGGTTGCTTATGCTCGACTTTTTAAACCAAAAGATTACTTTGAAAATGCTTCTATAGGCAGAGTTGTAACACATCCAGATTTTAGAGCAAAAAAAATTGGTCACGAACTGATGCAACAAGCGGTAAATGCTATTGAAGAATATTTTGGCGAAAAGCAAATTACGATTTCAGCGCAATTGTATTTAAAAAAATTCTACGAAAGGCATGGATTTACTCAAACCAGCGAGATGTATCTCGAAGATGATATTCCGCACATTGAGATGAAAAGACACTAA
- a CDS encoding DUF4837 family protein codes for MNKTLFLFLSFILLTSSCQKKSDSQSQEKAAAINTISVIIDEQLWNGEVGDSIRNKFASPVLGLPQEEPLFTIKQFPVKLFEGFSTGSRNMIIVKKENKGEYKIVKNEFSTPQNSFHISGRNTSQIISILEEHASEIINRMKQTEIEAYQKTLLDSILSAKKIKTKFSIDITVPANYDYAQTSKNFVWLKKEITSGNTSLLIYQVPYNSIGSKQVVNSIVKIRDSIGNKFIHGRPRNSMMITEEAYFPYFSKVKLNGFDAFETKGTWQMKNDFMSGPFINYAIKDKANNRILILEGFCYAPSKTKRDLMFELEAIIKSLKILKK; via the coding sequence ATGAATAAAACCCTTTTTTTATTTTTAAGTTTTATCCTTTTGACAAGTTCTTGTCAAAAAAAAAGCGATTCTCAAAGTCAAGAAAAAGCTGCAGCAATAAACACAATTTCTGTAATTATTGATGAACAGCTCTGGAATGGCGAAGTTGGCGATAGCATCAGAAATAAATTTGCATCACCAGTTTTAGGATTGCCTCAAGAAGAACCACTTTTTACCATCAAACAATTTCCCGTAAAATTATTTGAAGGATTTTCGACAGGAAGTCGTAATATGATTATTGTAAAAAAAGAAAACAAAGGCGAGTATAAAATTGTAAAAAATGAGTTTTCTACGCCACAAAATTCTTTTCACATTTCAGGAAGAAACACTAGCCAAATAATTTCTATCCTTGAAGAACATGCTTCAGAAATAATCAACCGAATGAAGCAAACAGAAATTGAAGCTTATCAAAAAACACTACTTGATTCTATTCTTAGCGCCAAAAAAATCAAAACAAAATTTTCGATTGACATTACGGTTCCAGCAAATTATGATTATGCGCAAACTAGTAAAAATTTTGTTTGGCTAAAAAAAGAAATAACCAGCGGAAACACGAGTTTATTGATTTATCAAGTTCCTTATAATTCTATTGGTTCAAAACAAGTTGTTAACTCAATTGTGAAAATTAGAGATTCGATTGGCAACAAATTTATTCACGGAAGACCAAGAAATTCAATGATGATTACGGAAGAAGCTTATTTCCCTTATTTTTCAAAAGTAAAATTAAACGGTTTTGACGCTTTTGAAACCAAAGGAACTTGGCAAATGAAGAACGATTTTATGTCTGGACCGTTTATAAATTATGCTATTAAAGATAAAGCGAATAACAGAATTCTGATTTTGGAAGGATTTTGTTATGCACCATCAAAAACAAAGCGTGATTTGATGTTTGAGCTAGAAGCAATAATAAAATCTTTAAAAATTCTAAAAAAATAA